Proteins encoded within one genomic window of Synechococcus sp. PCC 7335:
- a CDS encoding glycosyltransferase family 4 protein: protein MGFSFYHLLAFVLSAVVVLCLTPLVRKAGLASGRVDLPGARKVHSQPMVRLGGVSIFVGVLVALLSVWGAGGFLGSDGEPLVRVAEYSVWGVTLGGLAFFLIGLIDDLFGLSPISRLIMQSAVASVAWWVGVDIRFLTIPFIGITQLPAWLSLVVTIFWLVGMANAINWIDGLDGLAAGVSGIAAVVMMVVSLYMGQPAAALIAAALAGGSLAFLRYNFNPAQIFMGDGGAYFIGFTLAGVGVIGLVKGVTTVAVLLPSLTLAVPILDMSAVILLRLRQGLSPFVADKRHLHHRLLNAGFSHRFTVMFIYVLALWVGSLAMAFSGLRAGIPFVFASTALLSYTGWKAVRLAK, encoded by the coding sequence ATGGGATTCTCGTTTTACCATCTGCTTGCTTTTGTTCTTTCTGCTGTCGTTGTTTTATGCCTAACACCGCTTGTTAGAAAGGCCGGTCTTGCCAGCGGTAGAGTGGATTTGCCTGGGGCTCGAAAAGTCCACAGTCAGCCGATGGTGCGCTTAGGTGGTGTCTCTATTTTTGTCGGCGTTTTGGTGGCATTGCTGTCGGTGTGGGGCGCGGGTGGTTTCCTTGGTAGCGACGGTGAGCCGCTAGTACGCGTTGCTGAATATTCGGTTTGGGGGGTCACATTAGGCGGCCTAGCCTTCTTCTTGATCGGCTTGATTGATGACTTGTTTGGTCTATCACCGATTAGCCGTTTGATTATGCAGTCTGCAGTGGCCTCAGTTGCTTGGTGGGTAGGCGTTGATATTCGCTTTCTGACGATTCCTTTTATTGGGATCACTCAACTGCCAGCTTGGTTGAGTCTGGTAGTTACCATATTCTGGTTGGTTGGTATGGCCAATGCGATTAATTGGATCGATGGCTTGGATGGCTTAGCGGCCGGTGTCTCTGGGATTGCTGCTGTCGTGATGATGGTTGTGAGTCTGTATATGGGGCAGCCTGCAGCGGCATTGATTGCAGCGGCCTTAGCGGGTGGTTCCTTGGCTTTCTTACGCTACAACTTCAATCCGGCTCAGATATTTATGGGCGATGGCGGTGCTTATTTTATTGGCTTTACGTTAGCAGGTGTAGGTGTTATTGGGCTGGTAAAAGGGGTGACGACCGTAGCGGTACTGTTGCCTTCTCTAACGTTAGCAGTGCCAATTTTGGATATGTCTGCTGTGATTTTGCTACGGTTACGGCAGGGACTGTCTCCCTTTGTTGCGGACAAGCGTCATTTGCACCACCGTCTGCTCAATGCTGGATTCTCTCATCGGTTCACAGTGATGTTTATCTATGTGCTGGCGCTGTGGGTGGGTAGTTTGGCAATGGCATTTTCTGGTTTAAGAGCAGGCATTCCCTTTGTATTCGCGTCGACGGCGCTGCTGAGTTATACGGGCTGGAAAGCAGTGCGGTTGGCAAAGTAG
- the glyA gene encoding serine hydroxymethyltransferase, producing the protein MRQSNVDFLQQSDPELAAIIDRELNRQQTHLELIASENFTSPAVMAAQGSVLTNKYAEGLPNKRYYGGCEFVDQAEHLAIERVKALFGAAHANVQPHSGAQANFAVFLALLEPGDTILGMDLSHGGHLTHGSPVNYSGKWFNVVQYGVNRESEQLDFDEIRQIAVEHQPKLIICGYSAYPRTIHFEKFRAIADEVGAYLMADIAHIAGLVATGHHPNPLPHCDVVTTTTHKTLRGPRGGLIMTRDADLGKKFDKAVFPGSQGGPLEHVIAAKAVAFGEALQPEFKTYCGQVIKNAQTLAAQLQKRGIKVVSDGTDNHLVLVDLRSIGMTGKIADALVSEVNITANKNTVPFDPESPFVTSGLRLGTPAMTTRGMGEVEFEEIADIIADRLLSPDDSNVESDCQQRVADLCDRFPLYPHLRSPEPALV; encoded by the coding sequence ATGAGACAGTCTAACGTAGACTTTTTGCAGCAGAGCGACCCAGAACTGGCCGCGATTATTGATAGAGAATTGAACCGTCAGCAGACTCATCTAGAGCTGATTGCTAGTGAGAATTTCACCTCTCCAGCGGTAATGGCAGCTCAGGGCTCTGTGCTGACAAATAAGTACGCTGAAGGACTGCCAAACAAACGTTACTACGGTGGTTGCGAGTTTGTTGATCAAGCGGAGCATCTAGCTATTGAGCGAGTAAAGGCTCTGTTCGGGGCCGCTCATGCAAATGTTCAGCCTCACTCTGGCGCACAAGCGAACTTTGCCGTGTTTTTAGCTCTGCTAGAGCCAGGTGATACGATTCTAGGGATGGATTTGTCTCACGGTGGTCATCTGACGCATGGCTCGCCCGTGAATTACTCGGGTAAATGGTTCAACGTAGTTCAGTACGGCGTGAATCGGGAGAGCGAACAGCTGGATTTTGATGAAATTCGTCAAATAGCCGTAGAACACCAGCCTAAGCTGATCATCTGTGGGTATTCAGCCTATCCTCGGACGATACACTTTGAAAAGTTTAGGGCGATCGCCGATGAAGTTGGTGCGTATCTGATGGCTGATATTGCCCATATTGCTGGGCTAGTCGCAACCGGTCATCATCCCAATCCACTACCTCATTGTGATGTAGTCACCACGACCACTCACAAAACGCTACGTGGACCTCGCGGCGGGTTGATCATGACTCGCGATGCGGACTTAGGTAAAAAGTTCGATAAAGCTGTCTTCCCAGGTAGTCAAGGCGGGCCATTAGAACATGTGATCGCGGCTAAAGCGGTTGCCTTTGGCGAGGCGCTACAGCCCGAGTTTAAGACCTATTGTGGGCAGGTGATCAAAAATGCTCAGACGTTAGCTGCGCAGCTGCAAAAGCGGGGTATCAAGGTGGTTTCTGATGGTACAGACAATCATTTGGTGCTAGTAGATCTTCGTTCTATAGGAATGACCGGCAAGATCGCAGATGCTTTGGTCAGCGAGGTGAATATTACAGCTAACAAAAATACGGTTCCTTTTGATCCAGAGTCTCCATTTGTTACTAGCGGACTGCGTTTAGGTACGCCTGCAATGACGACGCGAGGCATGGGCGAGGTGGAGTTTGAAGAGATTGCCGACATCATTGCTGATAGGCTGCTGAGCCCTGATGATAGCAATGTGGAATCAGACTGCCAGCAGCGAGTAGCGGATTTGTGTGATCGCTTTCCGCTGTATCCTCATCTGCGATCGCCCGAGCCAGCTTTGGTTTAA